From a single Flavobacterium sp. genomic region:
- a CDS encoding GNAT family N-acetyltransferase has translation MITLKGNTIYLRALEPEDLEFIYSIENNESIWNVSNTQTPYSRFLIRQYLENAHQDIYEAKQLRLAICMNDTFEAVGLIDLFDLDPNNNRAGVGIVISNEAMRNSGIGSEAIQLIINYAFNQLQLHQLYANIGSKNEISISLFTKFGFQKIGIKKDWNKIQNLYEDEILYQLINHT, from the coding sequence ATGATTACATTAAAAGGAAATACCATTTATCTAAGAGCACTCGAACCCGAAGATTTAGAGTTTATCTATTCAATAGAGAATAATGAATCGATTTGGAATGTAAGTAATACGCAAACCCCATACAGTCGTTTTTTAATTCGTCAGTATTTAGAAAATGCGCACCAAGATATTTATGAAGCAAAGCAGTTGCGTTTGGCAATTTGTATGAATGATACTTTTGAAGCAGTTGGTTTAATTGATTTATTTGATCTTGATCCAAATAATAACCGAGCAGGTGTAGGGATTGTAATTTCCAACGAAGCCATGCGAAATAGCGGTATTGGTTCAGAAGCTATACAGTTGATAATCAATTATGCATTCAATCAATTGCAATTGCATCAATTATATGCAAATATTGGAAGCAAAAATGAAATTAGTATTTCCCTTTTTACTAAATTTGGCTTTCAAAAAATCGGAATAAAAAAAGATTGGAATAAAATTCAAAATTTATACGAAGACGAAATTTTATACCA
- the dapF gene encoding diaminopimelate epimerase: MELTFYKYQGTGNDFVMIDNRSQFFPKENKQLIEKLCDRRFGIGADGLILLENHADFDFKMVYYNSDGNESSMCGNGGRCLVAFAKQMGVVKNKAKFEAFDGYHFATIDDEGIVALQMKDVDAIKNESNYTFLNTGSPHHVQLVNDLKNLDVKVEGAKIRYSDLYGNAGSNINFVNQLANDIFAVRTYERGVEDETLSCGTGVTAVAIAMHQLGKTKNNIIDLNVEGGKLKVQFDEDNGSYTNVFLIGPATFVFEGKIEI; this comes from the coding sequence ATGGAACTTACATTTTATAAATATCAAGGAACTGGCAACGATTTTGTTATGATTGACAATCGTTCTCAATTTTTCCCTAAAGAGAATAAGCAACTTATTGAAAAATTGTGTGATAGACGTTTTGGGATTGGTGCAGACGGACTTATCTTGCTTGAGAATCATGCCGATTTTGATTTTAAAATGGTCTATTATAATTCGGATGGAAACGAAAGTTCTATGTGTGGTAATGGCGGAAGATGTTTAGTTGCTTTTGCCAAACAAATGGGTGTGGTTAAAAATAAAGCCAAATTTGAAGCATTTGATGGATATCACTTTGCAACTATCGATGATGAAGGAATCGTAGCACTTCAAATGAAAGATGTAGATGCAATAAAAAACGAATCTAATTATACCTTTTTAAATACTGGTTCTCCACATCATGTGCAACTGGTAAATGATTTAAAAAATTTAGATGTAAAAGTGGAAGGGGCTAAAATTCGTTATTCTGATTTGTATGGGAATGCAGGAAGTAATATTAATTTTGTGAACCAATTAGCAAATGATATTTTTGCAGTTCGTACCTATGAACGTGGAGTTGAAGATGAAACTTTGTCTTGTGGAACGGGTGTGACAGCAGTTGCAATCGCTATGCATCAGCTTGGAAAAACAAAGAATAATATTATCGATTTAAATGTTGAAGGGGGAAAACTAAAAGTGCAATTTGATGAAGATAATGGGAGTTATACAAATGTTTTCTTAATTGGCCCTGCGACTTTTGTTTTTGAAGGAAAGATTGAAATATAA